The Flavobacterium sp. M31R6 nucleotide sequence AAACTTTTATAATTAATTTATATTATGTCAAAAAAAACTAATCTCTTTACTCATTTTAAATCTGATTTTGCTTCTGGTTTGGTTGTCTTTTTAGTGGCGCTGCCACTTTGTTTGGGAATCGCAATGGCTTCAGGAGCGCCTTTGTTCTCAGGAATTATTTCTGGAATTATTGGAGGGATTGTAGTCGGTTATCTGAGTCAGTCACAAATAAGTGTTTCTGGACCTGCTGCGGGACTAACCGCAATTGTATTAACGGCAATCACCGATTTGGGAGCTTTTGATATCTTTTTAACAGCTGTTTTTATTGCAGGATTAATTCAATTGGCATTGGGTTTCCTAAAAGCAGGAAGTATTTCCAATTACTTTCCAACCAATGTGATTGAAGGAATGTTAGCCGGTATCGGTGTTATTATTATAATGAAACAATTACCTCATGCTTTTGGATACGACGCCGATTTTGAGGGTGATGAATCTTTCTTGCAGGTAAGTGACAATAATACTTTTTCAGCTCTGTTTGATGTAATTAATCATCTGCAATTAGGAGCAATATTGATTACCTTAATTTCAATAACGATTTTAATTATGTGGGATAAGGTTCCTGCTTTGAAGAAATTAAAGTTGGTTCCAGGTGCATTGGTTGCCGTAGTCATTGGAGTTTTATTGAATGAGTTTTTTATTGCTTCAGGAAGTTCTTTGGCTATAGGAAAAGACCATTTAGTTTCGTTACCAATTCCAACTAGCGTTGAGGAATTTAAAGCAATTATTGTGACGCCTAATTTTGCAGGAATAATGAATCCAAAAGTTTGGGTTGTAGGTTTGACTATCGCGATTGTGGCTTCTATTGAAACCTTATTGTGTATTGAAGCTGCTGATAGAATGGATGTTCACAAACGTTTTACAAATACCAATGTTGAATTAAGAGCGCAAGGAATAGGAAACATAGTGAGTTCGCTTTTGGGTGGATTGCCTATGAC carries:
- a CDS encoding SulP family inorganic anion transporter is translated as MSKKTNLFTHFKSDFASGLVVFLVALPLCLGIAMASGAPLFSGIISGIIGGIVVGYLSQSQISVSGPAAGLTAIVLTAITDLGAFDIFLTAVFIAGLIQLALGFLKAGSISNYFPTNVIEGMLAGIGVIIIMKQLPHAFGYDADFEGDESFLQVSDNNTFSALFDVINHLQLGAILITLISITILIMWDKVPALKKLKLVPGALVAVVIGVLLNEFFIASGSSLAIGKDHLVSLPIPTSVEEFKAIIVTPNFAGIMNPKVWVVGLTIAIVASIETLLCIEAADRMDVHKRFTNTNVELRAQGIGNIVSSLLGGLPMTSVVVRSSANNAAGAKSKLSAIIHGVLLLVSVLTIPFLLNKIPLATLAAVLILVGYKLAKPATFKHFWHYGKYQFLPFIATFLGVVFTDLLKGVALGIAISIVFILRGNLKRAYSFRKEEYLDGDVINIDLAQEVSFLNKAAIKLTLANIPENSKVVINAHDTVYIAHDILDLIHEFKSTRAVDENIKVKLKGFKKEYALENSAETQNHVSIEHHYDFVKREIVEKKVVKEEFPE